A stretch of DNA from Acidovorax carolinensis:
CGAAAACGGCTTTCGCCACATGACCAACAGCAAGCGCGACGTGAAGGAGCCCGGCGACCTCAAGGGCCTGAAGATGCGCACGATGGAGAACCCCGTGCACATCGCGGCCTACAAGGGCTTTGGCATCATCACCACGCCCATGGCCTTCCCCGAGGTGTTCACCGCCCTGCAGCAAGGCACCGTGGACGGCCAGGAGAACCCGCTGCCCGTGGTCATCTCGGCCAAGTTCGACCAGGTGCAAAAGCACCTCACGCTCACGGGCCATGTGTACTCGCCGTGCATCTTCGTGATGAACAAGGCGGCTTTTGACAAGCTCAGCGCTGCCGACAAGCAGGCCTTCCTCGACGCCGCCAAGGAAGGCACCAAGGCCAACCGCGCGCGCGTGGACGAAGACGACGCCAAGGGCGTGGCCGACCTGCGCACCAAGGGCATGACCGTGATCGACACCGTGGACAAGGCCAAGTTCGTGGCCGCGTTGGCCCCCGTCAATGCCGAGTTTGAAAAGCAGTTCGGCAAGGCAGCGCTCGACAAGATCCGCAACGTGAAGTAATCCGCACAGCGCTTTCTTTTTGATAGCTATCAGCGCCCGTCGGCAAATCGCCAACGGGCGTTTTTATTCATACATTCTGTTGTCCGGCCCGTGCCGCCCATGAAAAACATCTTTCTTTCCTTTGAGCGCTGGTGCACCAGGTTGGCCATGCTCGGCGCCTGCGCCATGCTGGCCCTGGCCTCAGCGCTGGGTATGTTCCAGATCCTGATGCGCTTCGTGTTCGAGCAGCCCGCCGAGTGGACCGAGGTGCTGATCCGCTTCAGCCTGATCTGGATGGTGTTTCTGGCCATTCCAGCCGCGTTTCGCCAGGGGGCGATGGTGAGCGTGGACGTGCTCTACCGCTGGAGCCCGCCGCGCGTTCGCCGCGTGCTCGACTGGGTGGTATGCCTGGCCGCGCTGGCATTGATCGGCGTGATCATCTGGTGGGGCTGGGACTACGCGCAGCGCGGCGGCGTGCAGAGCATGGCCGGGCTGGAGTCGGTGTCGATGTTCTGGGCGTATCTCGCCATGCCCGTGGGCGGATTGTTCTGCGTGGTGGGAATCATCGGCAACCTGATCGATCCCCAGCGCATGGAACTGGAGACCGCGCAATGACGCCAGTAATGATCTCCACCATGGTGCTGTGCTTTGCACTCACCGTCTCCGTGGCCGTGTCGATCGGGCTGGCCTCCATCCTGGGCATCCAGGTGGCCAACGCCAACATGCTGATCGCGGTGAAAGAGATGTTCGCCTCGATCAACAAGTTTCCACTGGCCGCCATTCCGTTTTTCATCTTGGCGGGCAACCTGATGGAAACCGGCGGCATCTCGCGCCGGCTGGTCGAGTTTGCCAAGAGCATCGTCGGCGGCGTGCAGGGCGGCCTGCCCATGACCTGCGTGCTCACCTGCATGATCTTTGCGGCGGTGTCGGGCTCGTCGGTGGCCACCACTTTTGCCATTGGCGCCATTTTGATCCCTGCGCTCATCAAACATGGCTACCCCACCAGCTATGCCGCGGCGCTGCAGGCCACCAGTGCCGAGTTGGGCGTGATCATTCCGCCCTCCATTCCCATGATCCTGTACGGCGTGAGCGCCGAGGTGTCGATTGGTGAGCTGTTCATCGCCGGCTTTGGCCCGGGCCTCTTGATCAGTGGCGCGCTGATGCTGTTTGTCTGGGCCTACTGCAAATACAAGGGCTGGGGCAAGAACGATGGCGATGGCCGCATGCCCTTTGGCCGCGCCACGCTGCAGGCCGGCTGGGCATTGTTCATGCCTGTGATCATTCTGGGCGGCATCTACGGCGGCATCTTCACCCCCACCGAGGCCTCGGCCGTGGCCGTGTTCTACGCGCTGGTGGTGGGCGTGGTGATCTACCGCGAAATCAAGGTCAAGGACCTGTTCGCCATCCTGCGCAAGTCGGCCATCTCGTCGGCGGTAATCATGTTCATCATCGCCAACGCCGGGTTGTTTGCCTTCCTCATCACGCGCGCCGGCGTGCCGGATGCCATTGGCCGCTGGCTGGAGGCGGTGTTGCAATCCCCCACCCTGTTCCTGCTGGGTGTGAACGCGGCGCTGTTCATCATCGGCATGTTCATCGAGACCAGCGCGGCCATCATCGTGCTGGCGCCCATCCTGGCGCCCGTGGCAATGCACTTCGGCGTGGACCCGGTGCACTTCGGCCTGATCATGGTGGTGAACCTCGCACTGGGCATGATCACGCCGCCCTTTGGCGTGAACCTGTTTGCCGCCTGCACGGTGGCGCGCATATCGCTGGACCGCATCATCAAGCACCTGCTGCCGTTCGTGGGGGTGATCCTGGTGTGCCTGATGGTCATCACCTATGTGCCATGGATTTCGCTGGCGCTGCGCGATCTGGTGTACGCGAAGTAAGTACAATCGTGCCCGTCAGGAGAGAGTGCCCCGTCCCTTGCAAGAGAGGATGCGCGGCACCGCCGAAGGCGCAGGAACACCCGAACGCTCAGGCAAAAGGACTGGCAACCGCCCGCAGTGATGCGGGCGTTCCCTTGCTGGAGAGAGATGGCCCGCACCATGCGAAGGCCATCCACCGAAGGAGCAAACCGCGCAGCCAGCCAGGGTGTTGCGGTGAATCTCTCAGGTAAAGCGGACAGCAGGGCAAATCCCGTGGCACATGTGCCGCGACCCCCATTTGCCCTGGAGCTTTCATGTCCGCACCTGCCGCCGCCCCCCTGCTCAATACGCCCCTGAACGCCCTGCACATCGAGCTGGGCGCCCGCATGGTGCCGTTTGCCGGCTACTCCATGCCCGTGCAGTACCCCGCGGGCCTGATGGCCGAGCACCAGCACACGCGCCAGGCCGCCGGCCTGTTCGATGTGTCCCACATGGGCCAGCTCAAACTGGTCGGCCCCGATGCCGCTGCCGCGTTCGAGAGCCTGATGCCCGTGGACGTGATCGACCTGCCCGTGGGCAAGCAGCGCTACGGCCTGCTGCTCAACGACGCGGGCGGCATCATCGACGACCTGATGTTCTTTCGTGTTGCGCAAAACGAAATCTTCGTGATCGTCAACGGCGCCTGCAAGGTGGGCGACATCGCGCACATCCAGGCCCGCATCGGCCAGCGTTGCGAAGTCCTCCCCATGCCCGACCATGCCCTGCTGGCGCTGCAGGGCCCCCAGGCCGTCACCGCCCTGTCGCGCCTGGCGCCGGGCGTTGAAAAGCTGGTGTTCATGACCGGCGGCAACTACGCCATCGCGGGCTGCGACTGCTTTGTGACGCGCAGCGGCTACACCGGCGAGGATGGCTTTGAAATCTCCGTGCCCGCCGCGCAGGCCGACACGCTGGCGCGTGCGCTGCTGGCCCAGCCCGAAGTCAAGCCCATCGGCCTGGGCGCGCGCAACTCGCTGCGCCTGGAAGCCGGCCTGTGCCTGTATGGCAACGACATCGACACCACCACCTCCCCTGTGGAAGCGGCCATTGGCTGGGCCATGCAAAAGGTGCGCCGCACCGGTGGCGCCCGCGCAGGCGGTTTCCCGGGCGCCGACAAGGTGCTGGCGCAGCTCGACAACCCGGCCAGCCTGACGCGCAAGCGCGTGGGCCTGATCGCGCTGGAGCGCGTGCCCGTGCGCGAGCACACCGAGCTGCAAAGCCTGGATGGCCAGAAGATCGGCGAGGTCACCAGCGGCCTGCTGGGCCCCACCATCGACAAACCCGTGGCCATGGGCTATGTGCTGCCCGCCCATGCCGCCCTGGGCACGCGCGTCAACGCCATCGTGCGCGGCAAGGCCGTGCCCATGGAAGTGAGCGCCATGCCCTTTGTGCCCACGAACTACTACCGCGGCTAATTACCCCACGCCGCCGCCGCAGGGCCCGGCTACATTCCGGATTCCTTCCTTTTTTTCCAGGAGCTTTCCCATGACGATCAAATTTTCCAAAGACCACGAATGGATCAACGCCGCCGACGCCAATGCGGCCGTGGTCGGCATCACCGTGCACGCCCAGGACGCGCTGGGTGACGTGGTGTTTGTGGACCTGCCCGCCGTGGGCACCACGTTTGCCCAGGGCGACGTGGCCGGCGTGGTCGAGTCGGTCAAGGCCGCCGCCGACGTGTACATGCCGGTCTCCGGCGAAGTGGTCGAAGTCAACGAGGCCCTGCGCGCCGACCCCTCGCTGGCCAACTCCGACCCGCTCAACACCGGCTGGTTCTTCAAGGTCAAGCTCAGCGACGCGAGCCAGCTCGATGCGCTGCTGGACGAAGCCACCTACGCCGATTTCGCCAAGAACGCCTGACGCGAATTTGCCTTCAACCCGCTAACGTCGTGGGTCGCCTTGCCGTGCTACAGCACTGTCTGCGGCTTCCCGCCTGGTTATCCGATTGAATCCAAATCCGCATGGCGCCCTACCCTCCCGTTAGAGAACCTGCCCTATGTTGATGCCATCTGCCTTGCCGCTCGGCGAGCTTGAAAACGCCACCGAATTCCTGCCCCGCCACATCGGCATCGACGCAGCCGACGAAGCGCACATGCTGTCGGTGATTGGCGAGGCCTCGCGCCGCGCCCTCATCGACTCCATCGTGCCGCGCTCCATCGCGCGCAGCCGCGCCATGGACCTGCCGCTGCCGGTCACGGAAAGCGCGGCGCTGGCCGAGCTCAAGGCGATGGCATCGCA
This window harbors:
- a CDS encoding TRAP transporter small permease, with protein sequence MKNIFLSFERWCTRLAMLGACAMLALASALGMFQILMRFVFEQPAEWTEVLIRFSLIWMVFLAIPAAFRQGAMVSVDVLYRWSPPRVRRVLDWVVCLAALALIGVIIWWGWDYAQRGGVQSMAGLESVSMFWAYLAMPVGGLFCVVGIIGNLIDPQRMELETAQ
- a CDS encoding TRAP transporter large permease — encoded protein: MTPVMISTMVLCFALTVSVAVSIGLASILGIQVANANMLIAVKEMFASINKFPLAAIPFFILAGNLMETGGISRRLVEFAKSIVGGVQGGLPMTCVLTCMIFAAVSGSSVATTFAIGAILIPALIKHGYPTSYAAALQATSAELGVIIPPSIPMILYGVSAEVSIGELFIAGFGPGLLISGALMLFVWAYCKYKGWGKNDGDGRMPFGRATLQAGWALFMPVIILGGIYGGIFTPTEASAVAVFYALVVGVVIYREIKVKDLFAILRKSAISSAVIMFIIANAGLFAFLITRAGVPDAIGRWLEAVLQSPTLFLLGVNAALFIIGMFIETSAAIIVLAPILAPVAMHFGVDPVHFGLIMVVNLALGMITPPFGVNLFAACTVARISLDRIIKHLLPFVGVILVCLMVITYVPWISLALRDLVYAK
- a CDS encoding TRAP transporter substrate-binding protein — translated: MQLTRLVVGLGLAIGFMASAAAQTTMRISISTAQNSHQGVAIDTFAKEVEKRTGGRYKVQTFYNGALGGERESIEAVQLGTQELAFSSTGPIPNFVPETKILDVPFLFRDKAHARAVLDGPIGQEMLTKFDSKGFKALAWAENGFRHMTNSKRDVKEPGDLKGLKMRTMENPVHIAAYKGFGIITTPMAFPEVFTALQQGTVDGQENPLPVVISAKFDQVQKHLTLTGHVYSPCIFVMNKAAFDKLSAADKQAFLDAAKEGTKANRARVDEDDAKGVADLRTKGMTVIDTVDKAKFVAALAPVNAEFEKQFGKAALDKIRNVK
- the gcvT gene encoding glycine cleavage system aminomethyltransferase GcvT, whose product is MSAPAAAPLLNTPLNALHIELGARMVPFAGYSMPVQYPAGLMAEHQHTRQAAGLFDVSHMGQLKLVGPDAAAAFESLMPVDVIDLPVGKQRYGLLLNDAGGIIDDLMFFRVAQNEIFVIVNGACKVGDIAHIQARIGQRCEVLPMPDHALLALQGPQAVTALSRLAPGVEKLVFMTGGNYAIAGCDCFVTRSGYTGEDGFEISVPAAQADTLARALLAQPEVKPIGLGARNSLRLEAGLCLYGNDIDTTTSPVEAAIGWAMQKVRRTGGARAGGFPGADKVLAQLDNPASLTRKRVGLIALERVPVREHTELQSLDGQKIGEVTSGLLGPTIDKPVAMGYVLPAHAALGTRVNAIVRGKAVPMEVSAMPFVPTNYYRG
- the gcvH gene encoding glycine cleavage system protein GcvH; protein product: MTIKFSKDHEWINAADANAAVVGITVHAQDALGDVVFVDLPAVGTTFAQGDVAGVVESVKAAADVYMPVSGEVVEVNEALRADPSLANSDPLNTGWFFKVKLSDASQLDALLDEATYADFAKNA